One Nocardioides aromaticivorans genomic window carries:
- a CDS encoding DUF1295 domain-containing protein has protein sequence MSKTASLARVGIAYLIAFVAATLWLLAGPDTEWLWLDGLIADLIATLGVFVASRVLHNSSCYDPYWSVLPPFLVGFWLLAARDVAGVDDGRTVLLVVVVAVWAVRLTGNWLYDWPGLHHEDFRYPGVRERAGRFELLADLVGIHLVPTLIVFLGLVPAYAVLARPGEPVNWLDAVATVTGIGAAMLQLVADAQMREFIRNRQPGQAMESGLWAWSRHPNYFGEVALWWSLALFGIAGAPGDWWWLVVGGVAMTVMFQAASIPMMEKRSLERRPTYQDIIDRVPRLVPRPPRRRPAA, from the coding sequence ATGAGCAAGACCGCTTCGCTCGCCCGCGTGGGCATCGCCTACCTGATCGCCTTCGTCGCTGCGACGCTGTGGCTCCTCGCCGGCCCCGACACCGAGTGGCTGTGGCTCGACGGACTGATCGCCGACCTGATCGCCACGCTCGGGGTCTTCGTCGCCAGCCGGGTCCTCCACAACTCCAGCTGTTACGACCCCTACTGGAGCGTGCTGCCGCCGTTCCTCGTCGGGTTCTGGCTCCTCGCCGCGCGCGACGTGGCGGGGGTGGACGACGGCCGGACCGTGCTCCTGGTCGTCGTCGTGGCGGTCTGGGCGGTGCGCCTGACCGGCAACTGGCTGTACGACTGGCCGGGCCTGCACCACGAGGACTTCCGCTACCCAGGGGTCCGCGAGCGGGCCGGTCGCTTCGAGCTGCTGGCCGACCTGGTGGGGATCCACCTCGTGCCGACGCTGATCGTGTTCCTGGGGCTCGTGCCGGCGTACGCCGTGCTGGCGCGCCCCGGTGAGCCGGTCAACTGGCTCGACGCGGTCGCCACGGTCACGGGGATCGGCGCGGCGATGCTGCAGCTGGTCGCCGACGCGCAGATGCGGGAGTTCATCCGCAACCGCCAGCCGGGCCAGGCGATGGAGTCGGGCCTGTGGGCGTGGTCGCGGCATCCGAACTACTTCGGCGAGGTCGCCCTCTGGTGGTCGCTCGCGCTGTTCGGCATCGCCGGCGCGCCGGGGGACTGGTGGTGGCTCGTCGTCGGCGGCGTCGCGATGACGGTGATGTTCCAGGCGGCCAGCATCCCGATGATGGAGAAGCGCAGCCTGGAGCGGCGACCGACGTACCAGGACATCATCGACCGGGTGCCCCGCCTGGTGCCGCGCCCCCCGCGGCGCCGTCCGGCGGCATGA